One stretch of Tachysurus fulvidraco isolate hzauxx_2018 chromosome 12, HZAU_PFXX_2.0, whole genome shotgun sequence DNA includes these proteins:
- the ythdf2 gene encoding YTH domain-containing family protein 2 yields MSASSLLGQRPKGQGNKVQNGAVAQKETLNDDEFEPYLNAQPRQSNAYTAMSDSYMPSYYSPSIGFTYSLNEAAWSTGGDPPMPYLASYGQLSNGEHHFLPDAMFGQSGALGSNPFMGQHGFNFFPSGIDFSAWGNSSSQGQSTQSYAYAPSSLGGAVIDGQSPFTANEPLNKAVGMNSLDQGMAGLKIGAGDMTPKVVGSGLPGGPLNQVSAAPSMPPPSIAPAKVASWADIASKPAKPQPKIKTKGTLGGTNLPPPPIKHNMDIGTWDNKGAVPKAATPQQPALPTNGQPPNQASPQPAAPAGGVPQLPLTNGQLAPPNVPLGQHPQAPNGQPGMGPSQLQGPPPPAQPSQPTRWVPPRNRANGFGDAVGGASQSPPSAGIAGVSVPQEPHPVLEKLRLVNNYNPKDFDWNPKQGRVFIIKSYSEDDIHRSIKYNVWCSTEHGNKRLDAAYRSLGGKGPLYLLFSVNGSGHFCGVAEMRSPVDYNTCAGVWSQDKWKGRFDVRWIFVKDVPNSQLRHIRLENNENKPVTNSRDTQEVPLEKARQVLKIIAGYKHTTSIFDDFSHYEKRQEEEESVKKVEVQGNDPYSSNHSRSHYRVQDRQGRVK; encoded by the exons ATGTCAGCCAGCAGCCTACTGGGACAG AGACCGAAAGGCCAAGGAAACAAAG TGCAAAACGGAGCTGTTGCCCAAAAGGAGACTTTAAATGATGATGAGTTCGAGCCTTATCTGAACGCTCAGCCTAGACAG AGCAATGCATATACGGCCATGTCCGACTCCTATATGCCTAGCTACTATAGCCCCTCCATAGGATTCACCTACTCGCTTAATGAAGCAGCGTGGTCTACAGGTGGTGATCCTCCCATGCCCTACCTGGCCTCTTATGGACAGCTTAGCAATGGGGAGCACCACTTCCTCCCGGATGCCATGTTTGGGCAGTCGGGGGCACTTGGGAGCAACCCTTTCATGGGTCAGCATGGTTTCAACTTTTTCCCCAGTGGGATTGACTTCTCTGCCTGGGGGAACAGCAGCTCTCAGGGACAGTCCACGCAGAGTTATGCCTACGCACCCAGCTCGCTCGGGGGTGCTGTGATTGATGGACAGTCTCCATTCACCGCCAATGAGCCTCTTAACAAGGCTGTAGGGATGAACAGTTTGGACCAGGGTATGGCAGGGCTTAAGATCGGGGCAGGAGACATGACACCCAAAGTAGTTGGTTCTGGACTTCCTGGTGGACCTTTGAATCAGGTATCGGCAGCTCCAAGTATGCCCCCACCTTCTATTGCACCTGCGAAAGTGGCATCCTGGGCGGACATCGCCAGCAAGCCTGCCAAGCCCCAGCCTAAGATCAAGACTAAAGGCACCTTGGGGGGCACAAACCTTCCCCCTCCACCAATCAAACACAACATGGATATTGGCACATGGGATAACAAAGGGGCGGTGCCGAAAGCAGCAACACCTCAACAGCCAGCACTGCCCACTAATGGACAGCCACCCAATCAGGCCTCTCCTCAGCCAGCTGCACCTGCTGGAGGTGTGCCGCAGCTTCCCCTCACAAACGGACAGCTTGCACCCCCTAATGTTCCATTAGGACAGCATCCCCAGGCTCCTAATGGGCAGCCAGGTATGGGTCCGTCTCAACTTCAAGGCCCACCCCCTCCAGCACAACCTTCTCAACCAACCCGCTGGGTTCCCCCTCGTAACCGTGCCAACGGCTTTGGAGATGCAGTGGGTGGGGCCAGCCAGTCCCCTCCCAGTGCTGGAATAGCTGGCGTCAGCGTGCCACAAGAGCCGCACCCGGTTCTCGAAAAGCTGCGGCTTGTCAACAACTACAATCCAAAGGACTTTGACTGGAACCCCAAGCAAGGAcgtgtgtttataataaagagCTACTCTGAGGACGACATCCATCGCTCAATTAAGTACAACGTGTGGTGCAGCACAGAGCATGGCAACAAGCGACTGGACGCAGCATACCGCTCTCTGGGTGGAAAGGGCCCTCTGTACCTGCTTTTTAGCGTCAACGGTAGCGGCCACTTCTGTGGTGTGGCTGAAATGCGCTCACCCGTGGACTACAACACTTGCGCTGGCGTGTGGTCGCAGGATAAGTGGAAGGGTCGGTTTGACGTGCGCTGGATCTTCGTCAAGGACGTGCCCAACAGCCAGCTGCGTCACATCCGCCTAGAGAACAACGAGAACAAGCCAGTGACCAACTCTCGTGACACGCAGGAGGTCCCACTCGAAAAAGCACGGCAAGTCCTCAAGATCATCGCGGGCTACAAGCACACCACTTCTATTTTTGACGACTTCTCGCACTATGAGAAGCgccaggaggaggaggagagtgtTAAAAAG GTGGAGGTCCAGGGGAACGACCCATACTCGAGTAATCACAGCCGGAGTCACTACAGAGTGCAG GATCGTCAAGGACGTGTCAAGTAA